In the genome of Edaphobacter dinghuensis, the window TCCTTTTAAAAATTCGATCGTTTCCTCCTCTCTCTCATTTGATGCGACGATAACGACCCTTCTGGTCCCACTCCTACAGGGAGGAGAGGTTGAGCTTCTGCCGGAAGGCGAAGAAATTGACGGTCTATATATCCGCATTCGTGAAAATATAACGAAGAAACAACAATTGATAAAGATCACGCCGAGTCATCTGGATGAGCTAGGTCGCCGCATGCTCTCAGAAAGCTTGGGTATATTTTCACATCTATTTGTCATAGGAGGTGAAGCTCTACTATCTTCCACCGTTCAGCTATGGCATCGAATTCGACCTGACATAACAATGATTAATGAATATGGTCCAACAGAAACCGTTGTAGGTTGTGTTACATACAATATCCCATACAAGGACAATTATGTAGATCCCATTGCGATCGGTCGACCGATCGCGAATACACGGATATACATATTGGACGAATACCGGAAGCCTGTTCCAATCGGAGTGGCAGGGGAGATGTATATCGGTGGCGCTGGGGTAGCGCGGGGTTATCTGAATCGACCAGAACTGACCGCGGAGCGGTTCCTCGCTGACCCCTTCCGCGTTGAGCCGGAAGCGCGCATGTACCGCACCGGAGATCTGGCGCGTTATTTGCCCGACGGCAACCTGGAGTTCCTGGGGCGGAACGACCAGCAGGTGAAGATTCGCGGCTTCCGCATCGAACTAGGCGAGATCGAAGTATGCATGGCTGAGCATCCGCTAGTGGAGCAGGCTGTGGTCATCGCAAGAGAAGATGTCCCTGGGAACAAGCGGCTGGTCGCCTACTACACTACATCCTCATCAGATGGCATAACGGCCGAACAACTGCGCACGCACCTGGCATCGCTGCTGCAGGAGTACATGGTGCCAGCAGCATTCGTGCATCTCGAAGTCCTGCCGCTGACGCCGAACGGCAAGCTCGATCGGACGGCTCTGCCGGCCCCGGATAGTGAAGCCTACGCCAGCCGCTCCTATGAGTCACCATACGGAGAGACGGAGATCGCGTTGGCGAAGATTTGGAGCGAGCTGCTGCATATCGATCGCATTGGGCGCAACGACAACTTCTTCCATCTCGGAGGGCACTCGCTGTTAGCAGTTCGCCTGCTGAGCCGCCTGGGACAGAGATTTCATGCGCAATTCCCACTTTCAGCTTTGTTTGCATCTCCCACTCTTGCACAAATGGGTGATGTGATCATTGAGAGATGTTCTCATAGCACTCCAGATCAGCTTCCTCCGATCGAGCCGCATTCTCCGGATAAACATCCACCATTATCGTATGCACAGCAGCGTCTATGGTTCCTCAGTCAACTGGAGGGAGTAAGTGCGATCTATCATATTCCCGCGGCATTTCGTCTGCGCGGCCATCTGGACACCAACGCGCTTCGCTCAAGCCTTGACACCATCTTCACCCGCCACGCTTCGCTGCGCTCCATCTTCCTCACCGTCGGTGGTCGGCCAGATGTCGGCTTTTTGCCAGAAGGAATGGGCTTTCCATTTCTTGATTTTGACCTCCGGAACGTGCCTGATGGGAAGCAGCAACTAGAAGGGCTATTCCGCGAGCAAACTGGCACACCATTCGACTTATCAGTCGGACCGCTGCTCCGGGCATGCCTCGTTCGTCTCGGTGACGAAGAGCATGTGTTGATTTTGGTGCAGCATCATATCGTCTCTGACGGCTGGTCCATGGGTCTTCTCGTCAACGAACTCAGTATCCTCTACAGCGCGTATCTGCGCGGCGAGCCGAACCCGCTGCCGCCACTGGAGATTCAGTATCCCGATTACGCGGCCTGGCAGCGGAAGTGGCTGGCAGGAGAGCGGCTGGAGGCACAGGCAGATTACTGGAAGAGGACTCTCGCGGATGCACCGCCGCTGCTGGACCTACCAACCGATCGTCCCCGTCCCGCACAACAGAGCTTCGCCGGTGCTCTTGTACCGGTGCGGATCGATGCCGAGCTGACACGAGAACTGAAGGCGTTCAGTGAGAAGCATAACGTGACTTTGTTTATGACGCTGCTGGCAGCATGGGCTGCGGTGCTCTCGCGCCTCTCCGGCCAGGACGATGTGGTAATCGGCACGCCGGTGGCAAACCGCAGGCATGTTCAGGTGGAGAGTCTGATCGGCTTCTTCGTAAACACGCTGGCGCTGCGCATCGATCTTGGCGGAGAGCCTACTGTCGAAGAACTGTTGCGCAGGATCCGGACCACGACACTTGATGCTCAGGATCATCAGGATCTGCCTTTCGAACAGGTCGTCGAGATCGTCAATCCCCCGCGCAGGCTCGACTCCACACCGCTCTTCCAGGTGATGTTTGTCTGGCAGAATGAGCAGCATAACCCTCCCGCCTTGGCCGAGCTTCAGGTGGAATCATTCGGCATATCCCACACGAACGCCAGATTCGATCTGGAGTTGGCCCTCTCTGAAAACCATGGGGAGGTCGTAGGCAGCCTCACATATTCAACAGCGCTCTTTGATGAAGCTACCGCAACACGATATGCCGGATACCTAGCGAGAATTCTCGCTGGGATTTCAAAGGATAGTAAACGGCTAATAGGAGCAGTCAATCTACTTGCTCAGGACGAGCGGAAGCTTCTGCTGGAGACATGGAATGCGACCGAAGCTCCGTACCCGGAGAATCTGTGCATCCATCAGCTGTTCGAAGAACAAGTACGCAAGAACCCTGAGGCGAAAGCGCTGATCTTTAAGGATGAGTCTCTGAGCTATGCGGAATTGAACCGTCAGGCTAACCGTCTGGCTCACTATCTGATCGGGCTGGGCATCTGGCCGGATGACCGTGTGGCCATCTGCGTGGACCGCGGCCCGGCAATGGTAGTCGGCCTGCTGGCTATCCTGAAAGCCGGCGGCGCATACGTGCCGCTAGACCCCGCTTATCCTTCAGGACGTCTTACCCAGGTGCTGCACGATGCTGCGCCCCGGGTATTGTTCTGCGATACACGCGGTCGTGAGGTTCTCCGAACAGAAGCCATACAGGATCTCATCGTGCTCGATCTCGACAATCCCTCGGCGTGGTCTGCTCGGTTGGAGACAGATCCGCACGTGCAGGATCTAACCTCACGCCATCTTGCCTACGTGATCTACACCTCGGGTTCCACCGGCACACCCAAAGGCGTCATGATCGAGCATAGAAATACTGTGAATCTGCTTTCATGGGCAGCTAAAGCATTCACCAGAATCGAGACCGGAGAGACTCTCTTCTCGACTTCCATCCAATTCGATCTCTCCGTTTTCGAGTGCTTCCTACCTCTAATGCACGGCTCAGCAGTGCATCTCACCGCCAATGCCTTTTCATTGCTTTCTGATCGGTCGCTTTCGATTTCACTAATCAACACTGTTCCATCAGCAATTAAATCTTTGCTGGATGCGCAAGCTCTGCCTCATTCCGTCCTCACCGTAAACCTGGCTGGCGAGCCATTAAGGCTTTCTCTCATTAAACTTCTTTTTGACCAATCTCAGGTTTATCGTATCTGCAACCTGTATGGTCCTACCGAAACAACAACCTATTCCACATGGATCAGTCTTAAAGGTAAACCGAACCGCGAAAGCATTGGCCGTCCGATCATGAATACGCGGATCTATCTTCTGGACAGTCACGAGCAGCCTGTGCCATTCGGCGCGGTGGGCGAGATGTACATCGGTGGAGCGGGTGTGGCGCGCGGTTATCTGAACCAGCCAGAACTGACCGCGGAGCGCTTCCTCCCCGATCCCTTCTGTGGCGAGCGGGGAGCGCGCATGTACCGCACCGGAGACATGGCGCGTTATCTGCCGGACGGCAACCTGGAGTTCCTCGGGCGGAACGACCATCAGGTGAAGATCCGCGGCTTCCGTATCGAGTTGGGCGAGATCGAAGCACGTCTGGCCGAGCATCCACTAGTGGAATCGGCCGTGGTTGGCGCCCGGGAGGACACACTGGGCGACAAGCGGCTAGTTGCTTANGTGCATCTGGAAGCCATGCCGCTGACGCCAAACGGGAAACTCGACCGCAAGGCGCTGCCTGCTCCCGAGGGTGATGCCTACGCCACTCGTGCCTACGAACCGCCACAGGGAGAGATTGAGAGCGCACTGGCCCAGATATGGCAGGAGCTTCTGCACGTCGACCGCGTCGGACGCAATGACAACTTCTTCGAGCTCGGCGGCCACTCGCTACTGGCGGTTCAGGTAGTTCAGTACGTGCGTCAACTCGGATTCGACCTCGAAATCCGCGCCCTGTTCGCTACGCCGAAACTGGCCGACCTTGCCGCATCTCTTCACCAGACTCTCGGTTTGTCCATCCTGCCGAACCTGATACAACCCAATTCCGAGATCATCACACCCGAGATGCTGCCACTAATCGATCTGACGCAGCAGGAGATCGATCGCATCGTACAGCAGGTCCCGGGAGGCACCGCCAACGTCCAGGATATCTATGCGCTATCGCCATTGCAGGAAGGCATTCTCTTCCACCACCTCATGGCCCATGCCGGCGATCCGTACCTGAGCCGCACCTTCTTATCGTTTGCCAGCCGAGCCTTGCTCGATCGCTTCCTGTTTGCGGTTCAACAGATAGTCGATCGTCATGACATCCTCCGCACTTCATTTATCTGGGAAGGGCTCTCTATCCCGGCGCAGGTGGTGTGGCGGCAGGCCAAGATACCTGTTGTCGAACTGGAACTCGATCCAGCCGCCGGGCCGATTGCAGATCAGCTTGCAAGTCATTTCGACCCAAGACAGGATCGCATTGATCTCGCGACGGCTCCGCTCCTGCGCTTCGTTGTCGCCCATGATCCCGCACAAGACCGCTGGCTGATGATGCAGCTGCTGCACCATCTTGTTGGAGACCAGTCCACGCTGCACATGCTGCGCCAGGAAGTCGCTGCGTTTCTCGCCGGGGGAGCGCAATCTCTATCCCCCTCCGTGCCGTTCCGTAATCTGGTGGCGCAGGCGCGGCTAGGCGTGACGGTGGAAGAGCACGAGCGCTTCTTCCGGCAGATGCTCGGGGATATCACCGAACCCACATTAGCCTTCGGCATCACGGATGTTTATCAGGATGGCAGCAGCAGCACGGCAACGCGGCGAATGCTTCCACAGATGCTGAATGACCGCTTACGCAGGCAGGCTCGGCGGCTCGGTGTGAGCCTCACGACTTTGTGCCACCTCGCCTGGGGTCAGGTGCTTGCGTGCATCACCGATTGTGACAGCGTCGTTTGGGGAACCGTCCTTTTGGGCAGAATGCAGACGGGAGCTGCCGATGCGGTGGGCCTATTCATCAATACACTACCGATCCGTCTCGATCTCGATAACATCGCGACGGAAACTGCAGTTCGACAAGTGCAGTCCCGTTTGTCCGAGTTACTCATGCATGAGCATGCTTCGCTGGTTCTGGCCCAACGCTGTAGCCGTGTCGAGGCACCGTTGCCTCTTTTCAACACTGTTTTCAATTACCGCCATAGTTCTCCGCCGCTGGACTCTACATCTACGAATGCCCTCGAGCAACAACGCCTGTTATCAGGTATCGAAGTGCTTGGGGGCGAGATCCGTAATAACTATCCGATCAGCCTCTCCGTAGATGATTTTGGGAGTTCTCTGGGCCTAGATGTGCTGGTCACGCAATCGCTGTTTCCGGAACGTATCTGCGATTACATGCAGCAGGCCCTCGAAAGCCTGGCAGATGCTTTGGAGACAGATCCCAAAACGCCCGTTCGCAAGCTCGAGGTTGTTCCTCTCGCTGAGCGGAAGCTTTTGCTGGAGACATGGAACGCGACCGAAGCTCCGTACCCGGAGAATCTGTGCATCCACCAGCTGTTCGAAGAACAGGTACGCAAGAACCCTGAGGCGTCAGCGCTGATCTTCAATGATGGATCTCTCACCTATGCGGAATTGAACCGTCAGGCTAACCGTCTCGCTCACTATCTGATCGGGCTGGGCGTCCTGCCGGACGACCGTGTGGCCATCTGCGTGGACCGCGCCCCGGCCATGATCGTCGGCCTGCTCGCCATTCTTAAGGCCGGCGGAGCCTACGTGCCGCTCGATCCTGCCTATCCTTCCGAGCGCCTTACCCAGGTGCTGAACGATGCTGCGCCTCGGGTATTGCTCTGCGACGCGCGCGGTCATGAAGTTCTCGAAAGCCACACCGTAGATGGATTCACTGTACGCGGTCTCGACGATCCCTCCGCATGGTCTGATCTGTCGGCTGAAGATCCGCAGGTGCAGGAGCTCACCTCACAACATCTTGCCTACGTGATCTATACCTCGGGCTCCACCGGCACGCCAAAAGGCGTCATGATCGAGCATAGAAACCTGCTCAATTACTTCACTTGGGCGAGCAACGCCTATTATGGCCGAAATCGCGGAGGCTCACCTGTAACCTTGTCGTTCGCTTTTGATGCAAGCATCACAGTTCTCTTCGGACCGCTGCTTGTCGGAGAGCCGGTTACGATGCTCGAAGCGCAAACCGAGCTCATAGCCCTGGAGCAGGCGGTATCGCCGTACGACGTCATTAAGCTGACTCCCGGTCACCTGAAGATCTTCAGTCAGTCGCTTGCGGCATCGGATGTGCCTGCTCCCTGCCGCTGCCTGGTGCTCGGCGGCGAAGCACTGAGCGCCAGCGATGTCCATTTCTGGCTTCAAAGATATCCAGATGTCGAGTTGATTAACGAGTACGGACCGACGGAAGCAACGATAGGCTGCCTAAGTTATGTTGTTAACTCGCCCTCGAAAAGATCAGTCATACCGATCGGTCGCCCGATCATCAACACGCGGATCTATCTTCTGGACAGTCACGGGCAGCCTGTGCCTCTCGGCGCAGTAGGAGAGATGTACATCGGCGGCGCGGGGGTAGCGCGTGGTTATCTGAGCCGACCGGAGCTGACGGAAGAGCGCTTTCTGCCCGATCTGTTCTGTGGTGAGCCGGGAGCGCGCATGTACCGCACCGGGGACCTCGCGCGTTATCTGCCGGACGGCAACCTGGAGTTCCTGGGGCGGAACGACCAGCAGGTGAAGATCCGCGGCTTCCGCATCGAGCTGGGTGAGATCGAAGCACGTCTTGCGGAGCATCCGCTGGTTGAACACCCCGTCGTCATCGCAAGAGAAGATGTTTCCGGGGACAAGCGGCTGGTCGCTTATTACACCACATCCTCTTCGCAAGACATAACAGCCGAGCAGTTGCGCACGCACCTGGCAACGCTGTTGCCGGAGTATATGGTGCCATCTGCGTTCGTGCATCTGGAAGCCCTGCCGCTGACGCCAAACGGAAAGCTGGATCGCAAGGCGTTGCCGGTTCCGGAGGGCGATGCCTACGGTGTCCAAACCTATGAGCCGCCTCAGGGAGAGACAGAAATCGCCCTGGCAGAAATCTGGCGGGAGTTGCTGCATATCGACCGCGTCGGACGCAACGACAACTTCTTCGAACTCGGCGGAAACTCACTGCTCGCTATTCAACTACTGGTTCGTTTAAAACAGCATTTCAAGGTATCTATTAGTCTTCCAGATCTGTACGATCACCTCCATTTGGCTCAACTATCTATACTCCTGCCAATAACGCAAGCGGCCGCGGTGCACCATTCACACCTCATCTCGATTCGACCAAACGGCACGGCTATTCCTTTATTTCTTGTTCATGCCGGCGGAGGAGGTATCGACTACGCCAGACGGTTGGCACCTTTTATCTCCTCGGTTATACCGTTATATGCGCTTGAGGCAAGCGGACTATTGCCTGGAGAAGAACCACTTACTAACGTTGAAGAAATGGCACAGACGTATATAAAGTGGATCCGCACGGTGCAGGCCCGCGGACCATACAGAATTGCTGGCTGGTCGGCTGGTGGAGTCATCTGCTACGAGATGGCAAGACAATTTCTTTCGCAAGGGGACACAATAGCCTTTCTAGGAATGGTCGATACGTACTGCCCTACGACGCTGATTCATTCTGGAGTTCACTTCGAAGAAAAAAGCGCTCTCCTAGAAAGCCTCTCGACCCTGCTAGACCACAACAACATGACCGCTGTATGCGAGGCAGCAAAACGTCTAACCTTCGATGACCTCATCGATTATCTCCATAAGATGCGCTTATTAACAAAGGAACTAGTCAACCTACCCAACCTCGACGCCGCAACTGTGCGGTCGGTTTTGTATACACGCCACACCATCAACGCTGCTATAACGAAATATGCAGTCAGCCCTATAACCTTGCCCATTTACCTCTTTGAGGCAATAGAAACAAACGCTCCTTGCTCAACAGGCTGGGCTGCGATTCTGAAGAAACAATTGCAGGTTATTCCTGTCCGAGGAACCCATATAAGTATGATGGAGAATCCTGAGTATGCGCGCTATCTAGGATCCCATCTCACAAGCCTTCTCGAGTCAACTTGCGTCGAATCAAATTAAACGAGCTTTTTGCCTGCTCCGATAAGATACTCATTGCAAATCGGCCTGGCCAAGATAGCAGTTGTGACCGCTTTAAAGTATTTCCTTGAATCGTAGCTCGCGACGAGCCTCATCATGCGCTACCCTACGTTGAGAAACTTAACATTTCATCCGCTAATGCCTCTACATGCGACGCATGCACAGAATCACCCTATCGTTTGCATACCTGGGGCAGGAGCAAGCGTAACTACCTTTATCGCATTTGCCGGAGCTCTGGGAGATAGTCACCCGATCTTCGGTCTACAGCCGCGCGGCCTCGATCTAGTTCATCTACCCCACGCAAGCGTTGTAGAGACCGCGCACTTCAACGTTGCAGCCGTCGCAACCTTACATTCCGTTCGGCCCATCCACCTCATAGGGCATTCATATGGGGGACTCGTAGCATTCGAGATGGCACTTCAACTGGAGCAAAGCGGTGCACCCGTCGAATCCCTCACCCTTATCGATAGTGATCCTCCCGATGAACGGCCCAATCACTCGAACCTGCCAACGACTTCAGAGCTCTTCCAAGCATTCACGGAAGTATTTGAGGACAACTACGAGATTGAACTGGCCCTAAATAACGATCTGATGGCTTCGGGCGATCAAATCAATTTCCTCCTAAGCCTCCATAGGACCTTGCTTTCAAGACGATGCCTTCCAGCGCATAGCACTATTGATATGATCAGGGGGTCGTTCCTGCACTTCGCATCTGCTCTCACGAATCGATACATACCACAGGATATCCGCAGGTCGGCTACCCATCTTGCATATGTCCGATCCAAACGGCTCAACGAGATGGACAATTACGAACGACTAATCGTTAATACAAAACAATGGCGATTGTTTTCGCCAAATCTTACTATTTGGTCGGGTCCGGGCGATCACTTTTCAATCCTTCGTCCTCCTCACGTCTCGTCTCTAGCCCAATGGTGGAGAGCAGCACACTCGTAAATGCCTCCGTTTAACGCTCCCTCCGAGCTGATGGTGAACCAAATCTAATTCGCGTATTGACTGAAAACCCAGACGTGCGCGTGGCGGGCGGCAGTGGTCCGTATTCCACATTTCCCTACTGTTGCTTGACACCAACCATTACCGATGTATTTCACCCGAAACTCTAGATCGTTCTCAATAGGGAAGAGCTATTCATGGATTTGATCAACTTTCTGTTAAAGCATTCGCGACGAGAGCTGCTCCTCAGTATCTTTGCGGGGATCATAAGCGGCGCCTGCAATGCTGGATTGATTGCAACAATAAATGCAGCAATAAGGCACGGAGCCATAGACACACATCGCTCCCTCATATTTATTGCTCTGTGTATTCTGTTGCCTCTCTCGCGCCATTTGTCTGAAAGGGTACTAAACCGAATCGGCCAGCATTCGATGTATACGTTACGCATGGGGCTATGTCGTCAAATATTGGCGGCTCCATTACGCGTTATTGAGCAGCTTGGGCCGGCTCGCTTGCTCGCAATTCTCACGGAAGATATTCCAACCATTACCGGAACTGTTTTTATGCTACCTACGGTATGCATTAACGTTGCAATGATGATTGCGTGCCTAATCTATCTTGGCCTTCTTTCGGCATCTCTCTTAATAGCCTTGCTTGCGTTCCTTTTGATTGGTGTCTTGGTTTATCAATTGCTTGTGTCAAAGGCGCGTCGCCTATTCACGCTTGCCCGCGAGGACGCAAACCACCTGCACGATAATTTTCGGGGGCTCTTGTATGGAATCAAGGAACTCAAGCTGCACGAGTCCCGCAGGTTTGAGTTTATCGATCGCGTGTTGCAGTCTACAGCTAGTTCCATAGAATCTAATAACATCGCCGGCCAGAATATCTACAGCATCGCTACCAGCGGCGGCCAGATGTTGTTGTTTGGATTTATTGGCGTCATAATATTTGGGGCACCTCGCTTCCATTATCTCCCTCCCGTGACCCTCACCGGATATGCGTTTACGCTACTTTATCTAATGTCACCGTTGCAGGGGATCATGAATATCTCACCTACTGTCACACGAGCCAATATAGCGCTTAGGACCGTCACCGACCTTGGCCTTTCTCTAGTGAAGTATGACTGCTGCGAAACAAAAGTAGTTGGTAATTCCACCTCGTGGCAGTCTCTAACACTTCAGTCTGTCGTTCATACTTACTTCCAGGAGAAGGATAGTAGGCCATTTACTTTAGGGCCACTCGACATATCTTTTAAGCCCGGCGAGATCGTGTTCATCATAGGCGGTAATGGAACAGGGAAAACCACATTCGCCAAACTGATAACAGGACTGTATACACCCGAAGAGGGCACAATTTTTCTCGATGAAGATGCTATAGATAATGAGGAAGCGAGGAGTAGATATCGTCAATACTTCAGCGCGATATTTGGCGACTTTTTTCTTTTTGAGGAATTGATCGGGATTACAAATGATGACGAACTGAACCGCGTTGCCAATGATTATCTTGACAAACTGCATCTTGCGAATAGCGTGAGTATTCATAACCGTACGCTGTCAACTCTCGATCTGTCGCAGGGGCAAAGAAAGCGTCTTGCATTGCTCACTGCGTTTCTTGAAGACCGGCCAATCTACTTATTTGACGAATGGGCTGCGGACCAGGATCCGTATTTCAAAGAAATATTTTATAGAGAGTTACTACCCGCACTCCGAGCCCGGGGTAAGACTGTCTTTGTAATTAGTCACGATGATCGGTACTACTCGATAGCCGATCGTGTAATAAAGCTGGAAAATGGATCAATTATTCAGGATGCAACTGCAGCATAGCGATTGCGCACCGCCATATCGCTGCCTTCTCGCTCTCGTGGAAAGGCCTTGCACCTGTGATTTTGAGAAATATCAAACAACTTGCGCCGCGGTGGTCTACCGTTGTGCGGAGCCGTTGCGATGCGACCGAATAGCGATCTCGCGTTCGCATTAAAAGTCCAGCGTTGGCTATCTTCCTGTATGTCGCTACCGGAGAAACTCCATGATTCAATGGCACGTAACAACAAGCACTCTTCCACTCGAAGCGCATGCAGAACGGCCAGGCTCTTCAGTCGGAGAACTGCGCGATTGGCTGCTTTCGAATCCATCGGAACTCGACTCCAGACTAATGAGTTCCGGTGCAGTTCTCTTTCGAAACTTTGCCGTCACTACACCCGAGGAATTTCAGGAGATCGCGGCAGTCGTTTGCGGTAAGTTCGCCGACTATGTAGGAGGAAATTCACCGCGGACCCGTGTAGCTAGCCACGTCTTTACTTCGACTGAGTACCCGAGAACTGCTGTTATTTCGATGCATAACGAAGCATCTTATCTGCCACATATGCCGCGACGAATTCTCTTTTACTGTGCAAAACCCGCAGCAACCGGAGGCCAAACACCGCTTGCGGATTGTCGGCGCATTTTGACCCGAATATCTCCTGCTGTGACCGAGCGCTTTGTCAAGCATGGGGTCATCTATGTAAATAATTTACATGGAGGCAGGGGATTTGGACGGTCATGGATAGATGTTTTCGATACTCGGGACAAACATGAGGTACAAAAGCGACTTAAGGCAGATGGATATGATTACGAATGGACCAAGAACGGTGGGCTCCGAACGATGATGCGCGCACCCTCCGTCATAGTTCACCCTGAAACCGGTGCAAGAGTATGGATCAATCAAGCCGAGCAATGGCATCCCTCAAGTCTCGATCCTGCCATACGCGAGCAACTTCTATCGATTTTACCCGTAGATGAACTGCCTCACTACGCCGTACTTGGAAACGGGTCAGAGATCGAAGAGCAGGACCTTGAAGACATTAGAAGGGCTATGCTAGCGGAGGAACGAATATTTCAATGGCGTAGTGGGGATATCCTCCTTTGCGACAACTTCTTGGTGATGCACGGGCGTCAGGCTTACACGGGTGATCGAAGAGTTCTAGTCTCCATGGGATGATGAGGACCATGGTTTCCATGTGCCCGCGCAACAGATGTGATCGATCGCGCTTGACTCTCAATCGCCAAGCTGGAATTCCAGACAGCTTATGAGTTGCTCGGCGTTCCGCAACTACCCATTCACAATGTTCAACAGACCCAAGCTGTAGCTTGCATCGGAATCATTCAGGCAAGATACTCGGCAGGCTTGTAGCACAAAGTGGGCCAACGCGGTTCGGAGCCAGGCACCGCTCACTACCAAGCACAACATCATTACTTGGCACGACCACGTAGCTGTCAAGACACGGAGCATAGCGTGTTCGTGGACAACCAACTATTGCATCTAGACTCAGCGTTGCAAAACACTGCGGAGGTACACCTCGTGAAATCTATCTATCTCGACATAGTGCCACAGGACGCGGAAAGCCGGAAGGAAACGGATCCTACGGGCTACACAATTCTGGGGTATAACGTCTTCTCATCTGAATTTTTCAGGGCGGTGCTAAGACATTCTCGCTACGATCGGATATTTGTTCCGTCTAGCCCGAAGCCTTCGGGAGGCGACATGCGAGACTCCGCGGTTTACGAGAATAATCGTGGACGCATAGACGTGGTCACTGAACAGCAGATTGCGAACATGAAGGTAGCCGGCGATTGTGGCCCATCGGTATTTATGACGCGAGGAACGGATCTGGCTGCGATGGCAAGGCTACGCCGTATT includes:
- a CDS encoding thioesterase domain-containing protein, with translation MPLHATHAQNHPIVCIPGAGASVTTFIAFAGALGDSHPIFGLQPRGLDLVHLPHASVVETAHFNVAAVATLHSVRPIHLIGHSYGGLVAFEMALQLEQSGAPVESLTLIDSDPPDERPNHSNLPTTSELFQAFTEVFEDNYEIELALNNDLMASGDQINFLLSLHRTLLSRRCLPAHSTIDMIRGSFLHFASALTNRYIPQDIRRSATHLAYVRSKRLNEMDNYERLIVNTKQWRLFSPNLTIWSGPGDHFSILRPPHVSSLAQWWRAAHS
- a CDS encoding cyclic peptide export ABC transporter: MDLINFLLKHSRRELLLSIFAGIISGACNAGLIATINAAIRHGAIDTHRSLIFIALCILLPLSRHLSERVLNRIGQHSMYTLRMGLCRQILAAPLRVIEQLGPARLLAILTEDIPTITGTVFMLPTVCINVAMMIACLIYLGLLSASLLIALLAFLLIGVLVYQLLVSKARRLFTLAREDANHLHDNFRGLLYGIKELKLHESRRFEFIDRVLQSTASSIESNNIAGQNIYSIATSGGQMLLFGFIGVIIFGAPRFHYLPPVTLTGYAFTLLYLMSPLQGIMNISPTVTRANIALRTVTDLGLSLVKYDCCETKVVGNSTSWQSLTLQSVVHTYFQEKDSRPFTLGPLDISFKPGEIVFIIGGNGTGKTTFAKLITGLYTPEEGTIFLDEDAIDNEEARSRYRQYFSAIFGDFFLFEELIGITNDDELNRVANDYLDKLHLANSVSIHNRTLSTLDLSQGQRKRLALLTAFLEDRPIYLFDEWAADQDPYFKEIFYRELLPALRARGKTVFVISHDDRYYSIADRVIKLENGSIIQDATAA
- a CDS encoding TauD/TfdA family dioxygenase; amino-acid sequence: MIQWHVTTSTLPLEAHAERPGSSVGELRDWLLSNPSELDSRLMSSGAVLFRNFAVTTPEEFQEIAAVVCGKFADYVGGNSPRTRVASHVFTSTEYPRTAVISMHNEASYLPHMPRRILFYCAKPAATGGQTPLADCRRILTRISPAVTERFVKHGVIYVNNLHGGRGFGRSWIDVFDTRDKHEVQKRLKADGYDYEWTKNGGLRTMMRAPSVIVHPETGARVWINQAEQWHPSSLDPAIREQLLSILPVDELPHYAVLGNGSEIEEQDLEDIRRAMLAEERIFQWRSGDILLCDNFLVMHGRQAYTGDRRVLVSMG